The stretch of DNA TATAAtcttggatatatatatatcagcctATTCATAGTACGGCTGAATAGGCTGATATAATATATGCATGGAGGATTATAAGCACACTGGAGAATTATGCAACAGTTAGGTAGGAATGGATAACTGTAAGAAAGGAACTCAGGGCAGGTTGGTGGAGCCAAGACCACGcattaaaaacatgcagagaCACTCGCAGAAAGGTGAGGAAAAGGTAAGAGGGAACAATCTCTCATATGGCATGCaggtgaaattaaaattaaagtcTAGTTTTGATGATTTGCAGCTGTTCACCCCTCTAAACCAGCAGTGACTGCATGTGCACACAACCTGTTGTGTAATCTAATGTAAACAGTGGCGAGTGAATTATCGTttgtgtagctgcagaccagtctTTTTGCTGTGCTCCCAAGCCATTCACCTCTGCATTCATTCCAACAATTCTGCAGGGGGCAGCGGCTGCACCGAGGAGAAAAGCTCCCggcagctccagctccttcgATATAGTGTTCATGTTGTACTCCTAGGAGAAGGAACAACAGTATAATAAacccttttactacaggtggtTGCACAATAACTCTATgcaatttttttaattgcaaaatACCTTGTGCTTTTGAGCCAAAGGGACCAAGTATGGTACACCACCGACATCAGTGATGCGAGGATTTCCACACAAGCCTACAGCAGGAGGACAGAGGCGGCGTTAAGAGAAAGATGACAAGGATGCAAGGCTGCAACACCAGCTTTAAATTTTGTGGTCAGTTGTGGTCACTCAAATGCAAAAAATACATTGTGCATAAACAAGCGTTTATGCATGCATGACATGCATTCCCACTTTCCATGTTACACATGGAAAGCATGGCATAGAAATGCGCATGAGGTGTCTACTTGAGAGTCTGTTACCTTTAACAGGAAACTGGAAGGGTTCTTTGGTGAGATCTGGACACTCCACAACGCTCACTTTAACTTCGGCGAAGTTCGTTTCCAGTCCAGCCTGTAATACTGCAACCGATCAGCAATAATATCACTGTGAATGCTGTTTTATACACATGGCCGAACCACTGTTTTCCTACATCTAAGCTAAAGCTTCTCACCACCACGCAGTTCTTCTAGATCTGGAGCATCCAGCTGAACCTTCTCAGTTTTGCTGATATCTGCCATAACTCCAGCTGGGGCTGACCGTGCTGAAAGACTGTCAAAGCTACAGGAAAAGTCGATTAAAACGGATGTCTTTATGGTTAAAGTACAACCGAAGGTTAGAGGATTACAAGATAGTTACTCTCACTGGAAGCCTTCCTTCTTCGGAGCAGGTTTACGTTCACATTAATACAGTTTTACTGTACTGTCCGTAGTGGGCTACCAcgatttcttttaaaaatatatacaatacCACTGTAATAgaaaaattatcacagaaaaatatgtgtgttaaaaaagaaaaactgaccaAAGTAATATTATGCATCGCAGGACAACTTGATACAGCTGTCATTGACAATACTGCACATCTGTtcactctcacttttttttcatcccactggactgtattttatgtattgttatatatatatattttatatatcatCAGATAGAAAAGCGGGTACAGgtgtcatgtatttattttctttctaaatcCATTAAACATAAttcctaataaataaataaataaataaatatcattattttaataatgtctATCCAAATTCGTATTCGTTTTCTTATGCTTATTCTTATTAAAACGTCAAATCGAACGTGCTCATCTACTTAATGAGTTACTTTGTGCGCCATGTGTAGTCGAAACCGGAAGTCAGAATGGTGAACCCTCTTGATTCTTTCTTTCAGGGGCTTCTGCTTCCTCTATGACGTTGGGTCAGCTGATCTTTCGTTACGTTGGCGACGTTCAAACACTTCCTGGTTGAGTCCCAACAACGTGTTTGTCGTCTACTCTTCTCTTTTAGTTGTTTTGGTGTTGCTTTCCAAGagtaatgtttaatttattaataattagaGACACCGAAAGGCTTCAGCCTCTTTCCGTTTCTAACCAAAAGTGACTTTCGCGACGTCGATCGCCACCTTTTTTCTGCGATGAGTAATGTGGGCCACTCTCAAACAACTCAGTCAGATGTTGTTGCGGACTCCTGCAACATCGTGCTGGAAACATCCCCTCCCGATTATGTGAAGAAAATGTCACGGTATCTTGAGGAACAGACCAGACGGGATGAGTCATGGGAAAACTCCGCTGAAGAAGACGACGACAGGTGAGGAGCGATGAGCGATGAGCGGATATTGGTACAATGATGCTGCAGCACCTGTTGTGAAAGCGGCATCAACATGATCAGGTCTCACTCTGTCTATCTAACGtctatctgtgtctgtgcagtgaTTCAGGGGACAGTATGTTCATCACTCAAGCCCCCGTACCTGAACCTGTGAGATCAAGAAGACGAACGGCCCCCGCGCCCCTACATGGAAGTAAGGGTGATACTTTACTGTCGGATTCCCATGGAAAATCGAAATCTtacaaaaagaggagaaattacAGCCCGCCAAAGCACAGTTTCTTTTCCCTGGATGGAGAGAGGCCCAGGGAGACTGTGTTGCATCCTCATCAGAATATAAGACTACATGTAAGGATcaccaacaataaaataaacattaaaagtgAGACATGATTGTGAATGTTTTTAGACGTGAAACCTTTCATTGTGTTACAGAATTTTGCAATGGGAGGCTTTTTTCAAAGTGTCAAGCAGCTGTGGCAGAACTATCAAAGAGGTGTGGAGTCATCTTTACCGACAGTTGACGCGGATGGGGAGTGCTTATCTCCAATATCAGAGTGAGTCaacctcaaaataaataaataaaaataaaataaaatcacagttaTGTATGATTAAAATAATCTCTAACTTTCTGGTTTACATAGTACATACGGTGATACCTACAGTGAGCAGTCACATTTGACATTGATTGCTATCTTTCTGGCACATAAGGCGACATATTCTCTAACATAAGTTATGGGGCTCCACAAGGATCAATTTTAGGGCCACTGCTTGTTCAATCCACATGTCCCTGTTCCTGTCATCGGTAGATGCAATATCTCTTTCTGTTAGTATGATGATGGCACATAGCTTTAGCTGCCCATGTGTCCTAATGTCATGTGAGCAATTGATGCAGAAAATGGTTTTCTGATTCTGGAACCAAAATTAAACCGATAGATACATTTCTCTTcagatttaagaaaaaacaacaaaaaaaaaacggacccTGACCTCCAATTTAAGACTCATGCTGGTCatcaaatctgtttttaatcgtgtgaaaaacacaaagtgcagtCAGTTAcataatgacaacaaaagaATGAGTAACTTATTCTGTGCGAGTACTGATTATTAGTACTTGTTGTTTGTAGTTGAGGATCTAAGCAAGACCTGTAAGAGCCACTGAAAGTGTTAGTAGCTTTAAACATGCACTTGATTCTTGCTGATGATGACAGTACTTTGGTTAGTACTGATTGTACTGAAGTATTTATTCCattgaaattgtgttttaatattcaacattaatttttctatttctactctaaatttctttgtttttgtctatatgtatttcattttgatttgttatATTCCACATGTGCATCCATCActtcctgtgattttattttgctcagCCTCTATTTGACCTTGAGTTGGTACAACTATGTAAAGAGGTAGTCAGCCTGGAAAATCGCAAGAATTTGACAGACTGTCAAAGACCATCAAACGCTGTGATGAAACTTGCTGTCATCAGTACCGCCCCAGGAATAGAAGAGTTCCTTCTTTAGAAGAAGAGAACATCATTAGAGTTACCAGCTTCATAGCATCGACATCAGTGCTACCAAGTCAaactactgcaaaaaaaaaaaaaaaaaagcataccgagtgaaaccaagaagaagatgaagacaaCTGCTTGTGTGCACAAGTGTGTTTCAACTAAATCTGCATGTTGGTTCTCTGCAGTTAGTTGTGTGTaaaacctgaaatgaaaaagtgatAGGATAGGATATGAACAACTGTGAATGAACGTCTTCCCTCAAAATGACTcattcagttattatttctgtgtctctgcacTGGTGTCAGGTATTTTAGAGACAAGCACAAGGCTTGAACCCTGGTGTCCATGTGCATGGTAATATCCCTGTTGTCACTTAACTCCACATTGCTACTGTGCATACTTCGACGTGAACACATGAATAATTCTAAACGTTCGCATAGGCATTACGTTTGTTACTCATGTTCAATTATTGAATTTGTTAATTAATTCTTAATGTAGATTTATTAATAACACCTCAGCTGTTGTGAAGAAGGTACAGCAGCAGGTACTAATGAGAGTTCTGAAAAAAAGCATGGCACAGAGGACCATCGTCTGCCCTCTGCTGACACTGCATAACATGCAGAAGCCCCACTGCCTCtcaagagcaaaaaaacaaaaacaaaaacaaaaacattgtgatGGGTTCTCCCCAGCTCAGGCAACATCTTAACCTCCTGCTCATTTGCATGTCACAGTTTAGTTAGGTTACAGCtgcaaggacagaatatttaaaaaggctCTCTCTGCTagtgaacagacatcactttcTGTGCTTTCTGTGCTATCTAGCAACCACTCGTAATAGAGGTTTGTGTGTTCTATCTGAATGAATGATGCAAAACTCCCAGTGACGTAACAGGCCATTTGTCAAATGCGTACCAGAAATCTGCTCACCATATAGTTTCATACGtgttatttctcatttctctaTGTCTTTATTATTGTTCTGCAGTTTGATTGCTTGCTAATGAAACACTTGTAATCTGTTACAGagcagaagaggaaaataacGAAGACGTGGACATCAAAGTGGTGGTAAGCAGGATGTTCTACCAAGAATAATGGACGTCTGAACACTTTGTGGTGTGATTATAATCTTTGTGTCATCCTACAGCCGCGGAGGTGGTTGGTGGTgccatcaacaacaaaaaagctcTCACGACCTTGGTACACTCCAACAACGGAGGACAGTCAGTTGaaacagcaaaagaagaagacgggCACAAAAGTCACACAATTAACGCCACAAAGAGGACATGAAATACGAGCTACGGCGACCGTATTGAAGGATACGCCATCTTCACGTAAAAAGTGCTTGGATGATAAAGAGTCTTCTCCAACAAGTGACAGAAATGACCCGGCCGGAACTGAAACACCAAGGGCAAAGATAAGTCTTgccagagaaattaaaaaggtTACTTCTCGgaagaataaaaggaaatgtgaTCTGTATAACAACAGGGATGCTACAGTCTGTGAGCCAAGTCCAGATGGACACGTAGAAACGGACAgagaagcatctgcagcagtaGCAGAGCCCCAGGCGGATGTTTTCCGCACAGACGAGCCGTCACAAACGGGGCCGACGGAGTGTGAACCTGAAACCCCCGATCTCCTCCAGAGTGACACTAATAATGATACGGAGAGGGAAAAAGacgaagaagatgatgaaagtgTAGAAGACGGAAAGGGCCAGAGTCCGGAAGAGCCAGAGGGTCAGGATGCTGCTGTGGAGATCGCAGAGGTGACTCCCAGTCTGTCGCGACCCACAGACGAGCCGGAGCTTCATAAAAATGGTGATGATGACGTGCCGAGACAGGAGAAGGGGGACGGTTTTAAttcagagctgaaggaaaaaagacagagaaaagcgTTGGAAGCAGAAGATGCGAGCCAGGAGGTGGATGGAGTCGGAGAtgtgagggtggaggaggaaccTGCGCTTCTAGGGAACGGTGATCCAGaggatggtgatggtggtggtggtggtggtgacgtTGAGCAGTTAGAGTCAAGCCCAGCTGCTGAACCTCCAAATGATGAAGTACAGATAcggaagaaaaagacaaaaaggaaaaaagaaactgatgtgAGGTTGGAGGACGAACCTGCACTTCTAGGGAACAGTGATCCAgaggatgatggtggtggtggtgatgttaAGCAGTTAGAGTCCAGCCCAGCTGCTGAACCTCCAAATGATGACGTACAGATacggaagaaaaaaatgaaaaggaaaaaggaatcCGATGTGACTTCAGATCAAAAATCAACCGAGCAgttggaggaagaaagagaacatTTAGGAACTACTGAGGCTTCTCAGGAAACATTAGAATCCAGTTttgtaaagagaaaaaagaaaaagaagcaccAGACAGCTTCGAATGAAGATACTCAAGAAGGAGAAGGTGATTGTCAGGATGTGAACTTTTCTAATGATGTTACAACCTTGGAAGAAAGTGCAGGATTGTtagtcaagaagaagaagaaaaagaagaagaagaaaagaaccTCTGATACGGATGACATTGCTGTCACTCCTGAGGATGATGTAAATTCATTTAACACACAGATAACAACAGATGACCTTGGAGAACAAGACGCTGAAGTGGcgaccaagaagaagaagaagaaaaagaaaaggaagagcgGAGAAATATCAAGCATGGAAATCTCCAGTAACACTGTGGCACAAAGTGATGATTCAGTGTCTGCgcggaaagaggaaaagaggaggaccTCTTCCTTCCTTGTTGCTGATGCAGAGGGAAAAGCTGCTCAGACACACGAGGGAAAACATCCTCCTTCGCAATCAACGGCTGCCGCTGTGGAGTTTGCGAACGAGTCAGCAGAAATTGCCCGAGGACGTTTGCAGGAATCTAACGGCGAGgtcaggaaaaagaaaaagaagaggaagaggaagatgtcAGACGCACTGGAGAGTGCGGACAATGATCACGACCCGGATTTTGAGGAACCAAACGAGATGTCTGAGATGACTGCAGCTGAAACTGGGCtcaagaaaaaagagaaacggaAGAGAACTGAAAGCCAGTCGCTGAACGACATGGAAAGATTGCAAAGTCCAACTCAAACTGATGAGGTTGTGgtgttaaaaaagaagaagaagaagaagaagaagaccaagGGGAATCCACCAGCTTCCACTGAAGAGAATGAATTAGAAATATCTACACCACAATCCTGTAGCTCAGTGTCATACAAGAAGAATGCGTTAGCCGTGGAGTCAAAGGTCAAACATAGCAGCACCAAAACATCTCAAGCAACCGAGGAAGCTCCTTCTTTAGAGACACCTGTGCATCAGCTGTTAGATGGTGTgacagatgagaaaaaaaggagaaaacttGAAAAGAAATCACCAGAAATTACCAGGACTCCTAACGTAGAGGCCCATAAAgccaaagaggaaaaaatgaaggTAACAGCTGAGTCCAGTTTCAGCCCTAAGTTATCAAAGGCTCCTCTCACACAACTTGAATTGTCCTCCTCACACAGtaacaagaaaaacaagctcGCGAAGGGCAAGAGGCAGCTTTACAGTAAAGGCTACCAAGTGTTAATGGAGTTTGACCAGCAGAGGGATTCTCACTGATCACACACCCAGTAAAGCTGCCTTGACCGCCATGAGGCCGAAATGTGACAATTTAGttacttacaaaaaaaaaaaaaacatgttttgtatcAAAGCATTTTCACTAaaaattttttatatttttccacaGCAAACTGCAATGGCACCtgtattttttcaaaataaaagtggaaaaattGATATGAAAGTCACGTTATTTGTAAGAGACCATAACAAGTTAGATTAAAACCACTTAATAGAGGACCAAATATGCTTCAACCACGGGTAAACTTTGATTgccataacaatatgaccactgCTAGGTGCCATGAAGAACATTAACACATCAACGTTGAGGACGTTGATGTGTTGGTAGGAGGGAAAATgggcaagtggaaggatttgtgAGACGTTCAACAGTGAAACAATATTCCCTGATGCCACTGATGTCTTTGCTGGATAATACGTACTACCACAAAGCAGAAATTGTTTGGGAGTGATTTGAGGAGCACAAGCTCAAGTTGCTGACTCGATCTGAAAGTTCCCCAGGCTGACCTCAGAGGTCCAGTGGAGTCCATGACTCGACAGGTCAGGCCTGTTTTGGTGGCAACAtggggacctacacaatattatgtgGGTCCTAATGTTTTTGGCTGATTGAAGTAAATCTAAACACCTAGCCTGCCACCTAATGGACATTTAAGGAGAAGgcagggtctttttttttttttttttttttttttttttgctttagaaCAATAGTTCCAGCCTAGATCTTCAGTTAATGATTATTTAGCTAAATTCTCAAGCATATCAAACTCCAAACCAGCGCTGTTAATGTTTGAATCTGGCCATGGTGATAGAGGTGTAGCTGTTGATTTCTGTGTTAGAAATGTTAGCATTTAGAGTCTGTTCAGAGGAGCTCTTCAAACCAGGAACCTGTGTTCTTTGCATTATGATCAGTTTAGTTGACACGTGAACACTAGTTTTCAGATCTACTTTGAAGGGACattgtgtgattaaaaaaaaaaaaaaaaacatttcagtctgATCAGAGGGTTGAAGTGAAGGCAGAAGTCTACTTGAATTGACTTATCAGTTGTAACAAAGTTCAGTGTGCTCATGGGGTTAATAGGTGATACCATGACTTAGGCTTCAGGTAAAACACTTTCAAGAATGCCTCCTCAAGATAGCAGGTGTTCTCTGGAGTACATGTCTTGTCGTGCTTGTAGAGACGTTATGTGCAAAGTAATGTTACTACTTAAGTGGGAAACACCGAATTGAAATACCAGCTGTATTTTTAAGTTGTCTTCGCCTTTAACGTGCATTTGATCAccactgttgtgtgtttctcacGTTTGTAAACTTTGAAAAACCATGTCGGAAGTAATGT from Mugil cephalus isolate CIBA_MC_2020 chromosome 15, CIBA_Mcephalus_1.1, whole genome shotgun sequence encodes:
- the LOC125021044 gene encoding trichohyalin-like isoform X1; translation: MSNVGHSQTTQSDVVADSCNIVLETSPPDYVKKMSRYLEEQTRRDESWENSAEEDDDSDSGDSMFITQAPVPEPVRSRRRTAPAPLHGSKGDTLLSDSHGKSKSYKKRRNYSPPKHSFFSLDGERPRETVLHPHQNIRLHNFAMGGFFQSVKQLWQNYQRGVESSLPTVDADGECLSPISEAEEENNEDVDIKVVPRRWLVVPSTTKKLSRPWYTPTTEDSQLKQQKKKTGTKVTQLTPQRGHEIRATATVLKDTPSSRKKCLDDKESSPTSDRNDPAGTETPRAKISLAREIKKVTSRKNKRKCDLYNNRDATVCEPSPDGHVETDREASAAVAEPQADVFRTDEPSQTGPTECEPETPDLLQSDTNNDTEREKDEEDDESVEDGKGQSPEEPEGQDAAVEIAEVTPSLSRPTDEPELHKNGDDDVPRQEKGDGFNSELKEKRQRKALEAEDASQEVDGVGDVRVEEEPALLGNGDPEDGDGGGGGGDVEQLESSPAAEPPNDEVQIRKKKTKRKKETDVRLEDEPALLGNSDPEDDGGGGDVKQLESSPAAEPPNDDVQIRKKKMKRKKESDVTSDQKSTEQLEEEREHLGTTEASQETLESSFVKRKKKKKHQTASNEDTQEGEGDCQDVNFSNDVTTLEESAGLLVKKKKKKKKKKRTSDTDDIAVTPEDDVNSFNTQITTDDLGEQDAEVATKKKKKKKKRKSGEISSMEISSNTVAQSDDSVSARKEEKRRTSSFLVADAEGKAAQTHEGKHPPSQSTAAAVEFANESAEIARGRLQESNGEVRKKKKKRKRKMSDALESADNDHDPDFEEPNEMSEMTAAETGLKKKEKRKRTESQSLNDMERLQSPTQTDEVVVLKKKKKKKKKTKGNPPASTEENELEISTPQSCSSVSYKKNALAVESKVKHSSTKTSQATEEAPSLETPVHQLLDGVTDEKKRRKLEKKSPEITRTPNVEAHKAKEEKMKVTAESSFSPKLSKAPLTQLELSSSHSNKKNKLAKGKRQLYSKGYQVLMEFDQQRDSH
- the LOC125021044 gene encoding trichohyalin-like isoform X2 — encoded protein: MSNVGHSQTTQSDVVADSCNIVLETSPPDYVKKMSRYLEEQTRRDESWENSAEEDDSDSGDSMFITQAPVPEPVRSRRRTAPAPLHGSKGDTLLSDSHGKSKSYKKRRNYSPPKHSFFSLDGERPRETVLHPHQNIRLHNFAMGGFFQSVKQLWQNYQRGVESSLPTVDADGECLSPISEAEEENNEDVDIKVVPRRWLVVPSTTKKLSRPWYTPTTEDSQLKQQKKKTGTKVTQLTPQRGHEIRATATVLKDTPSSRKKCLDDKESSPTSDRNDPAGTETPRAKISLAREIKKVTSRKNKRKCDLYNNRDATVCEPSPDGHVETDREASAAVAEPQADVFRTDEPSQTGPTECEPETPDLLQSDTNNDTEREKDEEDDESVEDGKGQSPEEPEGQDAAVEIAEVTPSLSRPTDEPELHKNGDDDVPRQEKGDGFNSELKEKRQRKALEAEDASQEVDGVGDVRVEEEPALLGNGDPEDGDGGGGGGDVEQLESSPAAEPPNDEVQIRKKKTKRKKETDVRLEDEPALLGNSDPEDDGGGGDVKQLESSPAAEPPNDDVQIRKKKMKRKKESDVTSDQKSTEQLEEEREHLGTTEASQETLESSFVKRKKKKKHQTASNEDTQEGEGDCQDVNFSNDVTTLEESAGLLVKKKKKKKKKKRTSDTDDIAVTPEDDVNSFNTQITTDDLGEQDAEVATKKKKKKKKRKSGEISSMEISSNTVAQSDDSVSARKEEKRRTSSFLVADAEGKAAQTHEGKHPPSQSTAAAVEFANESAEIARGRLQESNGEVRKKKKKRKRKMSDALESADNDHDPDFEEPNEMSEMTAAETGLKKKEKRKRTESQSLNDMERLQSPTQTDEVVVLKKKKKKKKKTKGNPPASTEENELEISTPQSCSSVSYKKNALAVESKVKHSSTKTSQATEEAPSLETPVHQLLDGVTDEKKRRKLEKKSPEITRTPNVEAHKAKEEKMKVTAESSFSPKLSKAPLTQLELSSSHSNKKNKLAKGKRQLYSKGYQVLMEFDQQRDSH
- the LOC125021044 gene encoding eukaryotic translation initiation factor 5B-like isoform X3; its protein translation is MGSAYLQYQKEENNEDVDIKVVPRRWLVVPSTTKKLSRPWYTPTTEDSQLKQQKKKTGTKVTQLTPQRGHEIRATATVLKDTPSSRKKCLDDKESSPTSDRNDPAGTETPRAKISLAREIKKVTSRKNKRKCDLYNNRDATVCEPSPDGHVETDREASAAVAEPQADVFRTDEPSQTGPTECEPETPDLLQSDTNNDTEREKDEEDDESVEDGKGQSPEEPEGQDAAVEIAEVTPSLSRPTDEPELHKNGDDDVPRQEKGDGFNSELKEKRQRKALEAEDASQEVDGVGDVRVEEEPALLGNGDPEDGDGGGGGGDVEQLESSPAAEPPNDEVQIRKKKTKRKKETDVRLEDEPALLGNSDPEDDGGGGDVKQLESSPAAEPPNDDVQIRKKKMKRKKESDVTSDQKSTEQLEEEREHLGTTEASQETLESSFVKRKKKKKHQTASNEDTQEGEGDCQDVNFSNDVTTLEESAGLLVKKKKKKKKKKRTSDTDDIAVTPEDDVNSFNTQITTDDLGEQDAEVATKKKKKKKKRKSGEISSMEISSNTVAQSDDSVSARKEEKRRTSSFLVADAEGKAAQTHEGKHPPSQSTAAAVEFANESAEIARGRLQESNGEVRKKKKKRKRKMSDALESADNDHDPDFEEPNEMSEMTAAETGLKKKEKRKRTESQSLNDMERLQSPTQTDEVVVLKKKKKKKKKTKGNPPASTEENELEISTPQSCSSVSYKKNALAVESKVKHSSTKTSQATEEAPSLETPVHQLLDGVTDEKKRRKLEKKSPEITRTPNVEAHKAKEEKMKVTAESSFSPKLSKAPLTQLELSSSHSNKKNKLAKGKRQLYSKGYQVLMEFDQQRDSH